In the genome of Rhodamnia argentea isolate NSW1041297 chromosome 3, ASM2092103v1, whole genome shotgun sequence, one region contains:
- the LOC115725907 gene encoding ATP synthase gamma chain, chloroplastic — MSSSNLTMWVSSKPSISDASSLSFRSSVGSFVQLPSSGNPSRANSAAPIQCNLRELRDRIDSVKNTQKITEAMKLVAAAKVRRAQEAVVNGRPFSETLVEVLYNINEQLQTEDIDVPLTNVRPVKKVALVVVTGDRGLCGAFNNNIIKKAEARIAELKDLGLNYTVISVGKKGNAYFLRRPYIPVDKFLEGGSLPTAKEAQAIADDVFSLFVSEEVDKVELLYTKFVSLVKSDPVIHTLLPLSPKGEICDLNGNCVDAADDEFFRLTTREGKLTVERDMIRTETVDFSPILQFEQDPVQILDALLPLYLNSQILRALQESLASELASRMSAMSNATDNASELKKTLSRVYNRQRQAKITGEILEIVAGANALS, encoded by the coding sequence ATGTCTTCCTCCAATCTGACAATGTGGGTGTCCTCGAAGCCTTCTATTTCCGACGCTTCTTCGCTCTCCTTCCGCTCCTCTGTCGGCTCATTCGTCCAGCTCCCTTCCTCTGGGAACCCATCTAGAGCCAACTCGGCGGCCCCGATTCAGTGCAATCTCCGAGAGCTCCGGGACCGCATCGACTCGGTCAAGAACACCCAGAAGATCACTGAGGCCATGAAGCTTGTGGCGGCTGCCAAGGTCAGGAGAGCCCAGGAAGCTGTTGTCAATGGAAGACCCTTCTCAGAGACACTGGTCGAAGTTCTCTACAACATCAATGAGCAACTCCAGACCGAGGACATCGATGTGCCGCTCACCAACGTGAGGCCTGTCAAGAAGGTCGCCCTGGTGGTCGTCACCGGCGATCGGGGCCTCTGCGGCGCTTTCAACAACAACATCATCAAGAAGGCCGAGGCGAGGATCGCCGAGCTCAAGGATCTCGGCCTCAACTACACTGTGATCAGCGTTGGCAAAAAGGGCAATGCCTATTTCCTAAGGAGGCCTTACATTCCTGTCGACAAGTTCCTTGAGGGCGGTTCGCTGCCGACCGCGAAGGAAGCTCAGGCCATCGCCGATGATGTTTTCTCGCTATTCGTCAGTGAGGAAGTCGATAAAGTGGAGCTCCTCTATACCAAGTTCGTGTCCCTGGTGAAATCCGACCCGGTGATCCACACCCTCCTGCCTCTCTCGCCCAAGGGTGAGATCTGCGACTTGAATGGGAACTGTGTGGACGCGGCCGACGATGAGTTCTTCAGGCTGACCACCAGGGAGGGCAAGTTGACCGTAGAGAGAGACATGATCAGGACGGAAACGGTCGACTTCTCGCCCATCTTGCAGTTCGAGCAAGACCCGGTTCAGATTCTCGATGCCTTGTTGCCCCTGTACCTCAACAGCCAGATCCTGAGGGCGCTTCAGGAGTCTCTGGCCAGCGAGCTCGCCTCCAGGATGAGCGCCATGAGCAACGCCACCGACAATGCTTCGGAACTGAAGAAGACGCTCTCCAGGGTGTACAACAGACAGCGCCAAGCCAAGATCACCGGTGAGATACTGGAGATCGTTGCTGGTGCCAATGCTCTCTCCTAG